The Rana temporaria chromosome 13, aRanTem1.1, whole genome shotgun sequence genome has a window encoding:
- the LOC120921136 gene encoding leiomodin-2-like: MSAHVTSRSVESMEVSAELTGRDGGLRPFRVSCERTLRGLLGGLERLQGEVTAELSRLVEQEKGGASDTGVEEAEEEEEEEDDDDDDEEDRKNNGIHLSAPPTKRKKT; this comes from the exons ATGTCCGCCCACGTGACGTCACGAAGCGTGGAAAGCATGGAGGTGAGCGCGGAGCTGACGGGCAGAGATGGCGGGCTGCGCCCGTTCCGGGTGAGCTGTGAGCGGACTCTGCGGGGGCTTCTGGGCGGACTGGAGCGGCTACAGGGGGAGGTGACCGCCGAGCTGAGCCGACTGGTGGAGCAGGAGAAGGGTGGAGCCTCCGACACAG GTGTAGAAgaggcggaggaggaggaagaagaggaggatgatgatgatgatgatgaagaggacaGGAAAAACAACGGGATTCACCTCAGTGCTCCTCCTACAAAACGGAAAAAGACTTAG